The nucleotide sequence TGCCTTGCTGGAAGCCGACCGTGTGCATCACGTTGTTGATGATGATCTGGAACCAGATCATTGACATACCTACCCACGGAGCGACGTTAGCCAGAAAAGTCCCGAGAATGATCAGTGGCCAAGCGATTAGGATATTCACCTGAAAGACGTAGGCCTCGTCCAACGGATAATCGGGATCATTGCCGGTACCTAACGGGGAGCGCTTATTGATGAATTCCTTAAAGCCCTCTGGTGCAAGAACGTATTCCTCGATTTCGTGAATCATTAAGATTGGCAGATGGATAGCCATGAGCCACATCCACGGGGACATGTGATCTTTGAATAGGATCAGAAGGGTAAGCAAAATCGGAGCAACGAGCAGATTTATACTTTGCCAGAAGTGATTGATTCTGCCGTAGTCCATTATGCTTACTTCCTTCTGCGGCTAGAGGATTGGGAAACACTGGCCTGCTCGTCTGATACCTCCCAGTCGGGCATTTGGATATTTCAAGTGTACCCCCGAAAATAAATGAAAGACAAGTGATGAAGGTGCCGAGGGCCGCTAACCATTTTCTGCATGAGCGAGCACTGACGCGGGGTTTGACTCGGAAACAGCCGGAGAGAGTCGCAGGGGATCGGTTTCTACCCGCCCCCGTTGGTTTTCCTGGACCTGCCCCGCCCTCTCCCCCCGTCCGCCGGCCCGGACACCCCCTGGAATCGCGCGGTAGGCCCCCTTCCTGGGCCGTTCCCCTGGGATTGGGGGATTGGTCTCCCCGGGCCTGGTTCCGCTCCAGGGTGGCCCCCCTAGGGCCAAAGCCCGATTTCCCCGGTTCTGCTTTTTACCTGGCTCGATTGGTCTCCTGGGCCAATCCCGTCCTTCCCTCAACTGCTAGCAACACAGTTAGGGCGATTTTCCGATTGTCCAAAGCCAATCCCTTCGGTACAAAATGAACCTATATGTACCGGAGTCCACCTCGCAGCCCACTCCAAGATATCAAGAACCCGGAGGTGAGAAGTGCGCATCAATATATCATTCAAATTAGTCGTTCTTGTTATGGCATCAGTGCTTATAAGCGGCACATCTGCCTTGATAGCGTCTTATTATTCAGTAGGGCAAGGCTTCGAAAAAACTTTTTCTGAAGTTATCAATTCAGACATGAAAGTAACACAAGATTTAATAGATCGACTCAATACAGGCTACAAGGGGTTGGCCCAAGCTCAGAGCGTAAGACCAAACGTCATAAATGGTGTGGCGACAGCTGATCATACACTGCTTAAAAAGCTAGGCCAAGACCTGATGAAGTCTGGTCAAACTGATTTCATTGTTTTCGTTGACAACAATGGCAAGGTGCTCGCAAGGGGCCACGATGACACCTTTGGGGATAGCATTGCAGAGCAAGAATGCGTTATCAAAGCTTTGAGTGGATTAAGTTGTAGCACATTCGAACCCGGGAAAGTAGTCAAGGTCTCACTGCGGGCTTCCTCTCCTGTGCAAAAAGACGGCATAATTATTGGTGCAGTCATTGTAGGAATGAATATTTCTAAAAATGATGCGTTTGTAGACAGTCTTAAAAAATTGCTAGATGCAGAATCGACGATATTTTATGGCAACGTTCGCGAATCTACCACTATAATTGTTGATGGTAAACGGGCAGCTGGAACAACTCTTGACAATAAAAGTGTCATCGAGCGTGTGATGGAAAGAAAAGAGCCGTACTTGACAAAGATTACGTTATTTAACCGGCCATATATG is from Solidesulfovibrio magneticus RS-1 and encodes:
- a CDS encoding HXXEE domain-containing protein, translating into MAIHLPILMIHEIEEYVLAPEGFKEFINKRSPLGTGNDPDYPLDEAYVFQVNILIAWPLIILGTFLANVAPWVGMSMIWFQIIINNVMHTVGFQQGKPTYNPGLLTNCLIIVPYCVYVIYEAFGFFRWYDWGMSLLLGVGITLLLMKKTFGRLAAYKAVTNTTDKQTT